The Euphorbia lathyris chromosome 2, ddEupLath1.1, whole genome shotgun sequence genome includes a window with the following:
- the LOC136219359 gene encoding uncharacterized protein isoform X1 encodes MQLQLGIRKQGKFMKMIKIYSQDYFPIIFLLLEQVITDKFAVILENGHVLWRRIILLSEKMGTVYYLALERNKAQFDVEEMKIVWAGSRHALEVSDRMARLVAAIRKISLPLLFNKTN; translated from the exons CAAGGGAAGTTCATGAAAATGATCAAGATATACTCTCAAGACTATTTTCCCATCATATTTCTTCTGCTTGAACAAGT aattaCGGACAAGTTTGCAGTTATTTTAGAGAATGGACATGTGCTATGGAGGAGGATAATTTTGTTATCAG AAAAAATGGGGACTGTCTATTACTTGGCTCTTGAGAGGAACAAGGCTCAGTTTGACGTTGAGGAGATGAAGATCGTATGGGCTGGTTCCCGCCATGCCTTAGAAGTCTCAGATCGTATGGCTCGTCTTGTTGCAGCGATCCG AAAAATCAGCCTTCCGCTACTCTTCAATAAAACCAACTAA
- the LOC136219359 gene encoding uncharacterized protein isoform X2, whose product MQLQLGIRKQGKFMKMIKIYSQDYFPIIFLLLEQVITDKFAVILENGHVLWRRIILLSEKMGTVYYLALERNKAQFDVEEMKIVWAGSRHALEVSDRMARLVAAIRLPLLFNKTN is encoded by the exons CAAGGGAAGTTCATGAAAATGATCAAGATATACTCTCAAGACTATTTTCCCATCATATTTCTTCTGCTTGAACAAGT aattaCGGACAAGTTTGCAGTTATTTTAGAGAATGGACATGTGCTATGGAGGAGGATAATTTTGTTATCAG AAAAAATGGGGACTGTCTATTACTTGGCTCTTGAGAGGAACAAGGCTCAGTTTGACGTTGAGGAGATGAAGATCGTATGGGCTGGTTCCCGCCATGCCTTAGAAGTCTCAGATCGTATGGCTCGTCTTGTTGCAGCGATCCG CCTTCCGCTACTCTTCAATAAAACCAACTAA